AATACACCATTCTCTTTCAAAACACTAATCAAGTTATCTCTATCCTTAACTTTCAAAGTGTACAGCCAATAAGAAGGCTTTGTATCAACGTAATACTGTAGCTTTTCCACTTTTGGCCCATTAATTATTTGAGCATCATATTGAATACCATTATCTATATATTTTTTGAGAATATCTTCAATAAACTGAAGCTGCACCATGCCAATCTGTGCATTAACATTATTCATGTGATATTTATAACCTTGCAGGGTTATATTATTTGACATCCTATCTTTCTTTTTATCTAAACCAAACCACCTGATTAGTTTTGCTTTTTCATAACTTTCATCATCTTTAATTACCAACATACCTCCATCAATTGTTGTCATATGTTTTATGGCTTGAAAAGAGAAGCAAGTGTAACGAAAATGATTTCCTAAATTCTCGCCTTTATATTTAGCTCCTAATGCATGGGCGGAATCTTGTATGATTGGAATATTATATTGTTTTTCAATTTTTAGGAATTCAGGTATGTTCACAGGTACTCCAGCGTAGTCAACCACCATAATCGCTCGCGTTCTATGAGTAATAAGCATTTCGACCGACACAGGATCTATATTCCCTGTTTTTAAATCAATATCAGCATAAATGATTTTGGCACCAGCCTGCTTGATAGCTACGTTTGTTGGCTCTGCAGTGATTGAAGTACTTATCACTTCATCGCCTGGTTGAACCCCTGCCAAAATCAATGCAATGTGTAGAGCAGAAGTACCCGAATTGACGCTTAAGCAGTTGTTTACTTGAAAAAGTTTCTGAAAAGTATTTTCAAATTTATCCACAACTTCACCCTGCGCTATGTAACCACTATATAAAACCTCTTCGATTTGAGGCATTAAAACTTGAGGTTCTGGAAGGAAGGTCTTTACCAATGGAATCATATAATAATTATTTACTTGCCATTTCTAACTCCTCATTCACGTAATCTAGCCTAAGAAGTAATTTCTTAAGCTCCCTGTTATCTAATTGCTGAGTGTTATCTGAATTATATTCATTGTCTGATAGCTTTGGGCCATCCTCTTGAACGTATTTTGTGTAATTAAGGTCTCTTAAATCAGCTGGTATCTTGTAATAATCACCTAAATCGATGGATTTGGACATTTCCTCTTTGCTACATAATGTCTCATACATCTTTTCACCGTGTCTTGCACCTATTATTGAAATTTCATTATCTGATTTAAATAAATCTTGAAGGGTTTCAGCTAAAGTAATAATCGTTGAAGCAGGAGATTTTTGAACAAATACATCACCTGGTTCTCCATTTTCAAAAGCGAATAAAACTAATTTTACAGACTCTTCTAGGGTCATCATAAACCTAGTCATATTGGGATTTGTGATAGTTAAGTTCTTTCCCTCCTTGATTTGGTTGATAAATAATGGTATTATTGAACCCCTTGAAGCCATAACATTTCCATATCTAGTGGCACAAATTACTCCTCCATATTCCGTTAACCTTGAATCTCTTGATTTAGAAATAGCAAGTTTTTCCATTAGTGCTTTGGACATCCCCATGGTATTTATAGGATAAACTGCTTTATCTGTACTTAATACAATTGTCTTCTTAACTTTGTTCAGTACAGCAGCTTCCATCACATTTTCTGCACCTAAAATATTGGTCTGAATTGCTTGCATGGGGTAGAACTCGCACGAAGGGACTTGTTTTAGAGCTGCGGCATGAAACAAATAGTCTACACCAATCATTGCATTATTAATGCTATTGAAGTCTCTTATATCACCGACTATGAAATTTAGCTTATCGTTGCGATAATGAATTCTCATATCTTCCTGCTTCTTTTCATCTCGACTAAAAATTCTAATTTCTTTTAAATCTGAATCCAGAAATTTTTTCAATACTGCATTACCGAATGAACCAGTTCCTCCCGTTATTAATAATGTTTTCCCTTTAAACATATTTATGTTGCTTTATTTAATAATTGTAAACGATTGATTACGAAATCTTCATTTACAACCTTTTATTAACTAATCCTCTTTCAAAAAATCCTTTAATGTCATAAGTGACTCCATTTTCATTTAAACGGTTGGATAAGTTGAAATCTTTAAATTCTTTATGTGAAACTGCTAAAACAATAGCATTATAATCTGAGCCTGGCTTGTCAAATAAATCAACTCCATACTCATGTTTTACCTCTTCTTTATCAGCTTGTGGGTCGTAAGTTTCTACTTCTATGCCATAAGACTGCAGCTCTTTTATAACATCTATTACTTTACTATTTCTAATGTCAGGGCAATTTTCTTTGAAAGTTATGCCTAATATCAAAACTTTAGAGCCTTTGATAACAGAGCCTTGCTGTGCCATCAATTTCACTACAGAACTCGCGACATGAGCTCCCATATTATCATTGATTCTTCTTCCAGATAAGATCACTTGCGGATGATAGCCTAATGATTCTGCCTTGTGTGTTAAGTAATAAGGATCTACCCCTATGCAATGGCCTCCAACTAATCCTGGTTTAAAAGGCAAAAAATTCCATTTAGTACCGGCTGCCTCTAATACATCGGCAGTATCGATGCCCATTTTATCAAATATTAAAGCTAGCTCATTTACGAAAGCAATATTCAAATCTCGCTGTGAGTTCTCAATTACTTTTGCTGCCTCCGCTACTTTGATAGTGGCTGCTTTATGTGTTCCTGCAGTGATAATTTCTTTATATAATTGATCTACTTCCTCTGCAATTTCAGGAGTACTTCCCGAAGTCACTTTTTTTATAGTCGGTAACCTGTGCTCTTTATCTCCTGGATTGATTCTTTCTGGTGAATAACCACAAAAGAAATCCTGATTGAATTTTAATCCACTTTCTTTTTCTAAAATTGGAACACAATCATCTTCCGTACAACCCGGGTAAACCGTAGATTCATAAATAACAATATCTCCTTTTTTTAATGTCTTGCCAACTGTGGCAGAAGCAATCTTTAAAGGAGTTAAATCCGGTTGCTTATATTCGTTGATAGGAGTAGGAACTGTTATAATATAATAGTCCGCCTCCTTAAGGTCTTCAATTTCAGCTGTGAATTGAAGATGCTTTGCGTCTTTCAATTCATCGCTTTCGACCTCTAAAGTCCTATCATAGCCGTCTTTAAGTTCTTGAATACGCCTTTTGTTAACGTCAAAACCTAAGACTTCTCTGTATTTTCCGAATTCTGCGGCTAGTGGTAAACCCACATAACCCAAACCGATTACTGCAATTTTCTTCATAAATAATCCAAATGAAATGCAAAATTAGTCATTTTTGACTACTTAGGAAGTGAATGTACTTTTAATATTAAATGTATTGGAAAAATGAAAGTTAGTTTGAAATAATTAACTTATGATTAGAGAGATAAAAAATACTATCTCGACTGTCCGTAAGACTTCTGGTCCAAGTATCTCAATAAAGGATTTTTTTAAACCAAGATTTTTTATCTCCTAAAAAAAGCACGAAAAAGAGAAATAATTAACCCAAGTTAAATTTAGTTAGTTATTGTCCAATACTTTTTATTTTCATTAAATACTTGCTCTCCCTCTTCATTTTCAATCATTAAATCGATCAAAGTGTACTCCCCCGATTCATCTGTATTTCTAATTAAAAATGTATGACTATATTCAAAAACACCAGGATCAGTTTCATTGAAGACAACTTGGTCTCCGAAACTATAAAAGACTTCTTGAGAAGGGTTTAGCACTGTCAACCCGACATAATTAACATTTGTATAAAAAGGGTCGTCAACTTTAGTCGTCAAAGTTATATTTGTACCTTCTGCAACCACTTGCAAATCAACTAGAACCTCCAATATTACCGGGGCTGGAACTTCATTTGAATTAGCAGAACTAATATTGGGTACAATTACCCAATTACTTTTGCTTAGAAATAAGGTGTCCCCAGTTTTGGACACAGAAAAATCCTGGATTTCATTTTCAACTGAACCATCAACTTCTTCATCAAGCTTATTATTCCATTTTGAGGTATCTGCTTGAGTAATTGAACTAGCAATAGAAGAATTGAATTCTGGGTCAAGTTCAGTAAAACTATCAAGTTTACTGTTCCAATTGATGGTGTCTGCTTGAGAAATGCCTTTTGCTACGGAGCTATTAAAATTAGGGTCTTCTTCCGTAAAATTATCTAATTTGTTATTCCAGTTAGCTGTATCTTGCTCTTGGATTCCCGAAGCAATTGAGGAACTGTATATAGGATCAGTTTCCTCGTATGTAATTTCGCTTGTTAGCCTATCGGCACTATTAGCATGTAAAGCATATGGCACGCTTAATAATTGACTTGTCCCGCTCATTGTATAATCAGTACCTCCACGTGGATCCGTTTCAGTTTTAATAAAATATTGATCATTTGCCCAGTCAATTTCATGGATTGAGCCAAGAACAACGTTTGCATTATTTCCGCCTATTTCTAAACTCATTAAACCATTTTCATTTGTTTCTGGATTTTGGGTTTCTTCGTAAACTGCCTCACCATCAATTGTGCCTTTTAAAATGCTGATTTTAACCCCTATAAGTTGATTACTAACTAAATCACCATTACTATCACGTATAACTGCCTGATAGGTCATTTTTTCAGGCGCTTGTCCCCAACTTTGCAAAATAATTAAAGTGAAAAATAAGGCAGTCAAAATATATTTCATACAATTATAATTTTATTATTCTAAAAATTTCTACAACCTCATCTTTATGAGTTAATCTTAACAGATAAGTATTAGATTCTCTTTCATTCATGTTAATTGAAGTGTTGGATTTTCGAATAAGTCCTTTATCCAAAATTTTACCTTCTATATTGAATAACTCAAAAGAGAGATTTTCAAAACCAATATTGTCTATTCTTAAATTTAAAGTATTTCTAGTTGGGTTCGGAAAAACTTCAAGACTAAAATCTCTAGTTTTATCGTTTTTCGTATTCAGAGTAGTGATTTTATATGATTGCTGAATTCCCTGACTTACGGAACCAGCTTCAGCTTTATTAATATTAGCTATTGTTTGTCCAATAGAATAACTAACGCTTCCGCCAGAACCTGAAACATTGTTACCAGTTGAAGCGAACAAATTCTGAGCTCTCACTTTCGAAATGCAAAAAGCACAAAAAATAAAAATCAATAAATAATAAGTTTTTTTGCTGGACATAAAATGTTTCCTTAATGATTTTTTGATTTGGAAAATACTTAAATATTAGGGATTTAAAAAGAATTATCCATAAAAGTACTTTCCTACCGTTATGTGTATGCTAACGAAATTTTAAAAAAGTTGAATTTAAGCGTTAGAAACGAATATATTTTTATTCCGAATAGCATTAAGTCTTGAAAGAGTATTTACATAAATTCATACCAAGAATTTACTACTTGGCATGAATAAAATCAAATTATCATTCCAGCACCTACTGTCTGTTGACTAAATTCATCTATGATGATTAAGGAACCAGTATTTCTGTTTTTACGGTAGGCATCGTATAATAATGGCTTGGCCGTTTTCAAAGTGATTCTGGCAATGTCATTTGCCCCCACAGTCTTATCTTCTTCATTCTTTTCAAGTGTATTGACATTAACTTTATACTTCACTTCTTTGATGATCGCTCTGGTTTCATTTGTAGTGTGCTTAATAGTATATTTTCCACCTAGCTTCAATGGATCAACATTCAACCAGCAGACCATCAACTCAATATCCTGCCCTTTGGTGGGTTGATTATTGACTTTTGCCAACATATCGCCACGACTTATGTCGATATCATCTTCCAAGGTCATAGCAACTGACATTGGAGGAAAAGCCTCATCCAATTCCCCATCCATGGTTTCAATAGATTTAATTTTGGTGGTAAATCCAGATGGTAATACCACCACTTCTTCTCCCTTACGGAAAATACCGCCACTTACCAAGCCTGCGTAACCACGGAAATCATGATATTCATTGGACTGTGGACGAATAACCCACTGCACTGGGAATCTTCCATCGATTAAATCTCTATCTGAAGCTACCTGTACATTTTCCAAAGTCCATAATAAAGACGGCCCTTTGTACCAATCCATATTTTCGGATTTATCGACCACATTATCACCATTCAAAGCAGAAATAGGAATAAATCTGATATCTGGAATTTCCAATTTGGCATCGAAGCTTAAGTAGTCTTTTTTGATTTGCTCAAAAACTTCTTCTTTGTATTCAACTAAATCCATTTTGTTAATACAAACAATCACATGTTTGATTTGCAAAAGGGATGCAATGAAAGAATGTCTCTTGGTTTGCTCTATTACGCCTTTTCTGGCATCTATTAAAATGATAGCTAAATTCACATTAGAAGCTCCGGTCACCATATTTCTGGTGTATTGAACATGACCCGGAGTATCTGCTATAATGAATTTACGCTTCGGGGTGGCAAAATATCGATAAGCTACATCAATAGTAATGCCTTGCTCACGTTCTGCTTTCAAGCCATCGGTCAACAAAGCTAAGTTTACGTGTTCATCCCCACGATTTTTACTTGATTTTTCCACGGCTTCAATCTGGTCTTCAAAGATTGATTTCGTATCGTACATCAAACGGCCAATTAAGGTGCTTTTTCCGTCATCCACACTACCTGCAGTGGAAAAACGTAATAAATCCATGTCTAAGTAACCGGCAGTATCTGTTTTGTTGTATTCTTCTGTGTCGCGCATATATTTTTCTTTAAAGTTGAAATATGAAACTTGAGACTAAAAAGAGCATCTCTATTTATTATTCTTTACAATTGACGTAAAAATTGCTGTTAGCTCATTTGCCTCGTTTCTCAATTTCAATAATGTTTCTTTATTATTAATACTTAGTTCTTCTAATAATTTTATTAAAAATGAATGTTAAAGCGGATTGCTAAAACACCTCTTTCAGTTCAAATATTTGTGCTTTTACATTGTCTTTACAGCACTGATTTTCCTTTCAATCTTTTTCCTTGATAAAAAAGATACAAAAAATCAAGAAAGTTTAAAGCTTCCTCCCACAATGCCAACGCTGGACCGCTAAACTTTCCTCCCTCCCGCTTTTCCGAGTTCCTCGGAAGTGGTCGTTTCAATTCTGTTCTAACTAAAACGCAAAATTTCTGTCATCTTCTTTAGAGTTCACTTTCCTGCAAACTAAAAAACAAACCCGTTGCGAAGACTTCTCGTCATTGCGTCTTTCAGAGGACTTTAAAAATATCCTTGTCTTTTACGCTCTTCCATTGCTGCTTCTGATCGTTTATCGTCTGCTCTTCCGCCTCTTTCCGTTTGTCTGGCTGCTGCTACTTCTTCTATAATTTTATCTAAATCATCTGCGTCAGATTCAACAGCTCCTGTGATGGTCATACAACCCAAAGTTCTGTACCGAATGATTCTTTCTTCGTAGCTCTCTCCATCCAAAAGTGTATTATAAGGAGATTTAGCGATCAGAACACCATTTCTATTGACTACTTCTCTTTTATGAGAAAAATAAATACTTGGTAAGGCAATTTTTTCCTTCTTGATATATTGCCAAACGTCCATCTCTGTCCAGTTACTGATAGGGAAAATACGGAAAGATTCACCTGGTGCCTTTTTGCCGTTGTATAAATTCCATAACTCAGGACGTTGGTTTTTAGGATCCCACTGCCCAAAATCATCTCTATGGGAGAAGAATCTTTCTTTTGCTCTAGCTTTCTCCTCATCTCTTCTACCTCCCCCAAAAGCTGCATCATATTGGCCTTCTTCCAATTTCTCCAATAAAGTAATAGACTGCAGCGTATTTCTACTTGGGTTTAGCCCCTTTTCTTCCACTGCAGTTCCTTTATCTATAGAATCTTGCACCAATCCAACATCCAGATTCACTTTATATCTTTCCGCCAAATTACCACGAAATTCTAAGGCTTCAGGGAAATTATGTCCTGTATCAATATGCAATAATGGAAAAGGAATTTTTGCTGGCCAGAAAGCTTTTTGAGCCAGATGCACCATGGTAATAGAGTCTTTACCGCCTGAAAATAAAATAACCGGCTTTTCAAATTGTGCTGCTACTTCACGGAAAATGTAAATAGCTTCTGACTCTAATTGATCTAAATGTGATAAATTGTAAGATGACATAATATATTTTCTAAAATCTAATTTTTTCTATAATTGCTTTTACTAAATCCTGATGACTATTTTCTAGCTTTTGATTGGCAGTATCTACAGCCACATCCGGATTTATAGGCACATCAAATGGAGCACTAATACCAGTGAAATCCGGAATCTCCCCTTTTCTGGCTTTAGCATAAAGCCCTTTCACATCCCTTTCTTCGCAAACCTCCACCGGGCAGTCAACATATACCTCCACATATCCTTCACCAATGATTTCTTTAGCCATTTTGCGAATATCCGCTGTTGGACTAATAAAAGAGCAAATCGTGACTAAGCCTGCATTCATAAACAGTTTTGCTGTTTCGGCTGCTCTCCTAATATTCTCAGTTCTGTCTTCAGGGCTAAATCCCAAATTATTATTCAGCCCCGTTCTCATATTATCACCATCCAGCAATTGCGTTAAATAGCCTTCTTCATGTAAGCTATTTTCTAAAGCCCTGGCCAATGTACTTTTTCCAGAACCGGATAAGCCAACCATCCAGATGACAATGGACTTTTGCTTGAGCATTTTTTCCTTATCGGATCTACTCAGGATAGTATCGAATATGGGATATATATTTTCCAAACTGATATAATTTTTGGCAAAGTTAATAGGATAAAATTATACTAATAAGCATTTCTTGCGTAATTTTGCGGTTCCCTAAAAATATTTAAAGTCTATTGGGTTTGTAGGCTAATAGGAGGCGATTTTTGGTAAAAAAGTTTTAAATGAATTCCTGTTCAGGATTGAAAATCAAGATGTTTACAGTATGGAAATTGAAAATTTAGTAGAGGAAGTAAAAAATATTGCTCAAAGTGCAGGTGCTGCCATAATGAAAATTTATGCTGATGCGGACCTTAGTCAGGTAGTAGATTATAAAGCGGATGATAGTCCATTAACTTTAGCTGACGGAGCAGCAGATAAGGTAATCAAAGAGGGGCTCGAAGCACTTTATGTTCAATATCCAATCTTATCAGAAGAAGGTAAAAAAATGTCATTTGATGAGAGAAAAGACTGGACTACTTTCTGGTTGGTTGATCCACTTGATGGCACTAAAGAATTCATCAAAAGAAATGGTCAGTTTACCGTAAACATTGCGCTTATTAAAGATCATTATCCTATTATGGGCGTAATTTATGTGCCGGCTACTGATACCTTTTATTATGGTAGTGAATTAGGTGCATTCAAAGAAGAGGCTGGAAAAAAGCTTGAATTAAAAGTAAATCATAAAAATACAGACAGAATTGCTGTAAGAAGTGCTTCACATGCTTCTCCGGAAGAGGACCAATTACTGGCCAAGTATGATGTGAAAGACAGCATCTCTAAAGGGAGTTCGTTAAAATTCTGTATGGTAGCGGAAGGAAAAGCCGATATTTATTATCGCCACGGCCCTACAATGGAATGGGACACAGGTGCAGGTCAAGCTATTTTAGAAGCTGCGGGCGGACAGGTTTTTAAAGGCAATACTGAAGAGGAAAGGTTTGATTATAATAAGGAAAATCTCCTGAACGGCAGCTTTTTGTGTTTGGGATAGCCATGTATTTCCTGTAAAAAGCAAAACGAGAACCTTGAAGCTAAGGCTCAATGTCGTTAAGTTAAGAATGTACAACCCTGAAAAAGAAGCACTTGAACAAAGGTCCAAAGAGCCGACATATTACAATGTAGGGTGTAGCCATTCGTAAAAAAAAGTGGATATACATTAGCTCTGGGGCGCAATATTGCGCCCTTGCAGGGCTTTTGATAAGACATCAGTGTTCCTTACCGGACTTCA
This is a stretch of genomic DNA from Marivirga harenae. It encodes these proteins:
- a CDS encoding DegT/DnrJ/EryC1/StrS family aminotransferase — protein: MIPLVKTFLPEPQVLMPQIEEVLYSGYIAQGEVVDKFENTFQKLFQVNNCLSVNSGTSALHIALILAGVQPGDEVISTSITAEPTNVAIKQAGAKIIYADIDLKTGNIDPVSVEMLITHRTRAIMVVDYAGVPVNIPEFLKIEKQYNIPIIQDSAHALGAKYKGENLGNHFRYTCFSFQAIKHMTTIDGGMLVIKDDESYEKAKLIRWFGLDKKKDRMSNNITLQGYKYHMNNVNAQIGMVQLQFIEDILKKYIDNGIQYDAQIINGPKVEKLQYYVDTKPSYWLYTLKVKDRDNLISVLKENGVFASPLHKRNDLHTFLKSQSNTDLTNTNIFSNEMLHIPCGWWVTAQERSLIISIINDFNK
- a CDS encoding polysaccharide biosynthesis protein, producing the protein MFKGKTLLITGGTGSFGNAVLKKFLDSDLKEIRIFSRDEKKQEDMRIHYRNDKLNFIVGDIRDFNSINNAMIGVDYLFHAAALKQVPSCEFYPMQAIQTNILGAENVMEAAVLNKVKKTIVLSTDKAVYPINTMGMSKALMEKLAISKSRDSRLTEYGGVICATRYGNVMASRGSIIPLFINQIKEGKNLTITNPNMTRFMMTLEESVKLVLFAFENGEPGDVFVQKSPASTIITLAETLQDLFKSDNEISIIGARHGEKMYETLCSKEEMSKSIDLGDYYKIPADLRDLNYTKYVQEDGPKLSDNEYNSDNTQQLDNRELKKLLLRLDYVNEELEMASK
- the tviB gene encoding Vi polysaccharide biosynthesis UDP-N-acetylglucosamine C-6 dehydrogenase TviB; translated protein: MKKIAVIGLGYVGLPLAAEFGKYREVLGFDVNKRRIQELKDGYDRTLEVESDELKDAKHLQFTAEIEDLKEADYYIITVPTPINEYKQPDLTPLKIASATVGKTLKKGDIVIYESTVYPGCTEDDCVPILEKESGLKFNQDFFCGYSPERINPGDKEHRLPTIKKVTSGSTPEIAEEVDQLYKEIITAGTHKAATIKVAEAAKVIENSQRDLNIAFVNELALIFDKMGIDTADVLEAAGTKWNFLPFKPGLVGGHCIGVDPYYLTHKAESLGYHPQVILSGRRINDNMGAHVASSVVKLMAQQGSVIKGSKVLILGITFKENCPDIRNSKVIDVIKELQSYGIEVETYDPQADKEEVKHEYGVDLFDKPGSDYNAIVLAVSHKEFKDFNLSNRLNENGVTYDIKGFFERGLVNKRL
- a CDS encoding T9SS type A sorting domain-containing protein, whose translation is MSSKKTYYLLIFIFCAFCISKVRAQNLFASTGNNVSGSGGSVSYSIGQTIANINKAEAGSVSQGIQQSYKITTLNTKNDKTRDFSLEVFPNPTRNTLNLRIDNIGFENLSFELFNIEGKILDKGLIRKSNTSINMNERESNTYLLRLTHKDEVVEIFRIIKL
- the cysN gene encoding sulfate adenylyltransferase subunit CysN; this translates as MRDTEEYNKTDTAGYLDMDLLRFSTAGSVDDGKSTLIGRLMYDTKSIFEDQIEAVEKSSKNRGDEHVNLALLTDGLKAEREQGITIDVAYRYFATPKRKFIIADTPGHVQYTRNMVTGASNVNLAIILIDARKGVIEQTKRHSFIASLLQIKHVIVCINKMDLVEYKEEVFEQIKKDYLSFDAKLEIPDIRFIPISALNGDNVVDKSENMDWYKGPSLLWTLENVQVASDRDLIDGRFPVQWVIRPQSNEYHDFRGYAGLVSGGIFRKGEEVVVLPSGFTTKIKSIETMDGELDEAFPPMSVAMTLEDDIDISRGDMLAKVNNQPTKGQDIELMVCWLNVDPLKLGGKYTIKHTTNETRAIIKEVKYKVNVNTLEKNEEDKTVGANDIARITLKTAKPLLYDAYRKNRNTGSLIIIDEFSQQTVGAGMII
- the cysD gene encoding sulfate adenylyltransferase subunit CysD, encoding MSSYNLSHLDQLESEAIYIFREVAAQFEKPVILFSGGKDSITMVHLAQKAFWPAKIPFPLLHIDTGHNFPEALEFRGNLAERYKVNLDVGLVQDSIDKGTAVEEKGLNPSRNTLQSITLLEKLEEGQYDAAFGGGRRDEEKARAKERFFSHRDDFGQWDPKNQRPELWNLYNGKKAPGESFRIFPISNWTEMDVWQYIKKEKIALPSIYFSHKREVVNRNGVLIAKSPYNTLLDGESYEERIIRYRTLGCMTITGAVESDADDLDKIIEEVAAARQTERGGRADDKRSEAAMEERKRQGYF
- the cysC gene encoding adenylyl-sulfate kinase, whose protein sequence is MENIYPIFDTILSRSDKEKMLKQKSIVIWMVGLSGSGKSTLARALENSLHEEGYLTQLLDGDNMRTGLNNNLGFSPEDRTENIRRAAETAKLFMNAGLVTICSFISPTADIRKMAKEIIGEGYVEVYVDCPVEVCEERDVKGLYAKARKGEIPDFTGISAPFDVPINPDVAVDTANQKLENSHQDLVKAIIEKIRF
- the cysQ gene encoding 3'(2'),5'-bisphosphate nucleotidase CysQ, with amino-acid sequence MEIENLVEEVKNIAQSAGAAIMKIYADADLSQVVDYKADDSPLTLADGAADKVIKEGLEALYVQYPILSEEGKKMSFDERKDWTTFWLVDPLDGTKEFIKRNGQFTVNIALIKDHYPIMGVIYVPATDTFYYGSELGAFKEEAGKKLELKVNHKNTDRIAVRSASHASPEEDQLLAKYDVKDSISKGSSLKFCMVAEGKADIYYRHGPTMEWDTGAGQAILEAAGGQVFKGNTEEERFDYNKENLLNGSFLCLG